From a region of the Hippopotamus amphibius kiboko isolate mHipAmp2 chromosome 3, mHipAmp2.hap2, whole genome shotgun sequence genome:
- the LOC130849842 gene encoding olfactory receptor 4A47-like: MEQRNNVTEFVLLGLTQSLQGQKILFVMFLLIYIVTMVGNLLIVLTVVFSPTLDAPMYLFLGCLSFLDAVYSTTFSPNMMKNFLCEKKTISFQACMAQLFMEHLFGGAEILLLVVMAYDRYVAICKPLHYLTIMNQRVCILLLLLAWAGGFLHGVLHPLIVYNLPFCGPNIIDHFVCDMYPLLKLACIDTHIIALTVLANDGTICVVIFTLLLISYGVILHSLKNFSQEGRRKALSTCGSHITVVVFFFVPCIFLYVRCPSTLPTDKYLAVFYTIITPMLNPLIYTLRNGEVQNAMKKLWTKKKK, encoded by the coding sequence ATGGAACAAAGGAACAATGTAACTGAGTTTGTCCTCTTGGGGCTCACTCAGAGCCTCCAGggtcagaaaatattatttgtcatGTTCTTGCTCATCTACATAGTGACAATGGTAGGCAACCTACTCATTGTCCTGACTGTGGTGTTCAGCCCAACCCTGGATGCCCCCATGTACCTCTTTCTTGGTTGCTTATCATTTCTGGATGCTGTTTATTCTACTACCTTCAGCCcaaatatgatgaaaaacttCCTTTGTGAGAAGAAAACCATTTCATTCCAAGCGTGTATGGCCCAgctatttatggagcacttatttggtggtgctgagattTTACTCCTGGtggtcatggcctatgaccgctacgtggccatctgcaaacccttGCATTATTTGACAATCATGAATCAGCgagtgtgtattctgctgctgctcTTGGCCTGGGCTGGTGGATTTTTACATGGTGTCCTTCATCCTCTCATTGTTTACAACCTTCCCTTCTGTGGCCCCAATATCATTGACCACTTCGTCTGTGATATGTACCCTTTGTTAAAACTTGCGTGCATTGACACCCACATTATTGCCCTCACAGTACTGGCCAATGATGGGACAATCTGTGTGGTCATCTTTACACTCTTACTCATCTCATATGGGGTGATTCTGCACTCCCTGAAGAACTTTAGTCAGGAAGGGCGGCGCAAAGCCTTATCCACCTGTGGCTCCCACATTACTGTGGTGGTCTTCTTCTTTGTgccctgtatttttctttatgtgagATGTCCTTCTACCTTACCCACTGATAAATACTTGGCCGTGTTCTATACCATTATCACCCCTATGCTGAACCCTCTAATCTATACTCTGAGAAACGGAGAGGTGCAAAATGCCATGAAAAAActctggaccaaaaaaaaaaaatga